From the Desulfarculaceae bacterium genome, one window contains:
- a CDS encoding sensor domain-containing diguanylate cyclase — MFSRRPPFLLLVLLLAVCSACGCDTSPRANHPPNEVGLWEDAGGQAGIEQAAAPSRAERYVRQKGNRMSMGFSRSALWVRLALDQVPPTEDCWVLSVAAPWMDQVDLYLPRPGGGWEHLYTGLQQPGPDSAPGCFALSAPADTPRTGYAYLRLKSELSLNAGIRLWPEAEFVEDLVHDGYLYGVLYGVLGAMFLVNLMVLLATRDRAYLLYVLYLASITLHQMCLQGQALFLPHALWPWVPEISLLVSAALFFFGAAFCRVFLDTKSNAPVVDRLLWTYQFMALAMLALVLGQQIWLGTWVAHSMALLGPVLGIAAGILALIRGFRPARFYLAAWIVLLLGSMAWGAWSMGWQFLVPLPRSLLTLAAALESVLLSMALADRVRVLHRERQVLVQRERRYHQLSITDELTSLFNARYFWSKLDSEVKHAQELNEPLSLVILDVDDFKRFNDTYGHPEGDKVLTELGRILRLTVRPADSACRYGGEEFALLLPGATGKGAREVAERIRNSLARHVFQPGNGNRAVVTVSLGTAQLISGDTSQSLVSRADQALYRAKARGKNQTVYLDN, encoded by the coding sequence ATGTTTTCCAGGCGCCCGCCCTTCCTGCTGTTGGTTCTGCTTTTGGCGGTTTGTTCCGCCTGTGGGTGCGATACGTCCCCCCGGGCGAACCACCCGCCCAACGAGGTGGGCCTGTGGGAAGACGCCGGCGGCCAGGCGGGCATCGAGCAAGCCGCCGCCCCCTCCAGGGCGGAACGCTATGTCCGGCAAAAGGGCAACCGCATGTCCATGGGCTTCAGCCGTTCGGCCCTGTGGGTGCGCCTGGCCCTGGACCAGGTCCCCCCGACCGAGGACTGCTGGGTGCTGTCGGTGGCCGCCCCCTGGATGGACCAGGTCGACCTGTACCTGCCCCGCCCCGGCGGCGGCTGGGAGCACCTGTACACCGGCCTGCAACAGCCCGGCCCCGATTCAGCGCCCGGCTGCTTCGCCCTTAGTGCCCCGGCCGACACCCCCCGCACCGGCTACGCTTATTTGCGCCTCAAGTCCGAACTTTCGCTCAACGCGGGCATCCGCCTGTGGCCCGAAGCCGAATTCGTCGAGGACCTGGTGCACGATGGGTACCTCTATGGGGTGCTCTACGGTGTGCTGGGGGCCATGTTCCTGGTCAACCTCATGGTGCTCCTGGCCACCCGCGACCGGGCCTATCTGCTCTATGTGCTCTATCTGGCCAGCATCACGCTCCATCAGATGTGCTTGCAAGGCCAGGCTCTGTTTTTGCCCCACGCCCTGTGGCCCTGGGTGCCGGAGATAAGCCTGCTGGTTTCGGCGGCCCTGTTCTTTTTCGGGGCCGCGTTCTGCCGCGTGTTCCTGGACACCAAGAGCAACGCCCCGGTGGTGGATCGCCTGCTATGGACCTACCAGTTCATGGCCTTGGCCATGCTGGCTCTGGTCCTGGGCCAGCAGATTTGGCTGGGCACCTGGGTGGCGCACAGCATGGCCCTCTTGGGTCCCGTCCTGGGCATCGCGGCGGGCATCCTGGCCCTGATCCGGGGATTTAGGCCCGCGCGCTTCTATCTTGCCGCCTGGATCGTGTTGCTCTTGGGCAGCATGGCCTGGGGGGCCTGGTCCATGGGATGGCAGTTCCTGGTGCCTCTGCCCCGCTCCCTGCTCACCCTGGCCGCCGCCTTGGAGAGCGTGCTGTTGTCCATGGCCCTGGCTGACCGGGTGCGGGTGTTGCACCGTGAGCGCCAGGTGCTGGTGCAGCGGGAGCGCCGCTACCATCAACTAAGCATCACCGACGAACTCACCAGCCTATTCAACGCCCGCTATTTCTGGAGCAAGCTGGACAGCGAGGTGAAGCACGCCCAGGAGCTGAACGAGCCTCTGAGTCTGGTCATCCTGGACGTGGACGACTTCAAGCGCTTCAACGACACCTACGGTCACCCCGAGGGAGACAAGGTGCTCACCGAGCTGGGCCGCATCCTGCGCCTGACGGTGCGCCCGGCTGACTCGGCCTGCCGCTATGGCGGGGAGGAGTTTGCCCTGCTTTTGCCCGGGGCCACGGGCAAGGGAGCCCGGGAGGTGGCCGAGCGCATCCGCAACAGCCTGGCCCGGCATGTGTTCCAGCCGGGCAACGGAAACCGGGCGGTGGTTACGGTCAGCCTGGGCACCGCCCAGCTCATCTCCGGCGACACGTCGCAATCCCTGGTCAGCCGGGCCGACCAGGCCCTGTACCGGGCCAAGGCCCGGGGCAAAAACCAGACCGTGTACCTGGACAACTAA
- a CDS encoding complement resistance protein TraT has product MLLALSGCFSAYHAMEHRDLATDSKLDQEIKVAGLSLRSRTVYLKILDPNQICGGLKPALAQKLGKAGYRLVDYPAQADYRLRISLQGIDAHPTNTAGADPEAQSQTTQAAANMASATGGSWQGAAGAAAIMVYAWLETLGAALFPVDHYSLEAKVQLWQRTRSYPVETDSPPLWEKRQATLTVSAQQTGLSHAEASKLLGHQITDSLAELFDPGPPAAAKRPPAKGAL; this is encoded by the coding sequence TTGCTCCTGGCGCTATCCGGCTGCTTCAGCGCCTACCACGCCATGGAGCACCGCGACCTGGCCACGGATAGCAAGCTCGACCAGGAAATTAAGGTGGCCGGCCTTTCCCTGCGCTCCCGCACCGTTTACCTCAAGATTCTGGACCCCAACCAGATCTGCGGCGGTCTCAAGCCGGCCCTCGCCCAAAAGCTGGGAAAGGCGGGGTACCGGCTGGTGGATTACCCGGCCCAAGCCGACTATCGGCTGCGGATTTCCTTGCAGGGCATCGATGCCCACCCCACCAACACCGCCGGCGCCGACCCCGAGGCGCAGTCCCAAACCACCCAAGCAGCCGCCAACATGGCCAGCGCCACGGGCGGGTCCTGGCAAGGGGCCGCCGGCGCGGCGGCCATCATGGTCTACGCCTGGCTGGAAACCTTGGGCGCGGCCCTGTTTCCGGTGGACCACTATTCCTTGGAGGCCAAGGTGCAGCTCTGGCAGCGGACCCGGAGCTATCCGGTGGAAACGGACTCCCCGCCCCTTTGGGAAAAGCGGCAGGCCACCCTTACCGTTTCGGCCCAACAAACCGGCCTGAGCCACGCCGAAGCCTCCAAGCTGCTCGGCCACCAGATCACCGACTCCCTTGCCGAGCTTTTCGACCCCGGCCCGCCCGCCGCCGCCAAGCGCCCCCCAGCCAAGGGCGCCCTCTAG